Part of the Cyclopterus lumpus isolate fCycLum1 chromosome 16, fCycLum1.pri, whole genome shotgun sequence genome, CTCGGAGCCCTGGGGAACGCTGGGCCCCACAACCTAGTGGCACTAGCTAATTTACACGCTATGGGAATTGCCCCACCGTGAGTAATATCGCATTAGTAAGGATTTTATGATGGGAGGGGGTAAAGGAGGACGTGTATTTGTTGATACGTTATTGAAAAAATAGACTGCTTCCTCTGTGTCCCCTTATAGGAAAGTTGAAATCAGGGAGGTGAACAAGCCAACCCCTCTTATTCTGGATGACAAGGGAAGAACTGTGGATGCTAGTGGCAAAGAGGTTGAACTCACACACCGCATGCCAACACTGAAAGGTATGTGTACAGTGGTCCAATACCTGTGTACACACAGTCTTATTTTTGTTACCTTGGTTTTTCCTCAATTCGTTCCCCTCCATATTTGTAGCTAACATTCGAGCGGTAAAGAGGGAGCAGTTCCGTCAGCAGCTGAAGGAGAAGCCTGGGGAGGACTTGGAGTCCACATCCTACTTCGACCAACGTGTGTCTATTACACCAGCTCAGCGCCTTCGCAGGGGCTTCAAATTCCATGACCAAGGGCGCTTTGAGAAGATTGCTCAGAGAATAAGAACTAAGGTTGGATTCAGCTCCTAAACGTTCACGTCAGCAGTTGTCTCATTCTGATTATTTGGAATAAGACATACAATTAAATAATGGTGTTTTGTCCCTCCTGCATTGATCTTGACCTCAATCAGGCCCAGTTGGAAAGGTTGCAGAATGAGATTGCCCAGGCAGCAAAGAAGACAGGAATCCAGGCTTCCACCAAGTTGGCACTGATTGCCCCTAAGAAAGTAATTGGAGACGGCTCGGTGCCCCACATTGAGTGGTGGGACTCCTACATCCTGCCCTACAACGTAGACATGTAAGAAAGTACATCTAACCCAGAAACTTCTAGTTTAAGTTAAATATTAAAAGTGCCCTTTATCTCATTCTCACTGCCATGGCAGAGCTGCATAATGATTGATAATGCAGTCTGTACAATCGACTTACTGTAGTTAACCGGCATGCTTTCCCCTCCTTATCAAATAAAGATCAGTCGACACATCATTTGAAGAGTTGGAGCTCTTTGGTGTGACCAATCTGGTAGAACATCCTGCCCAAATCAGCCCTCCAGGTACGTGTTTGGAAGATAAAACGTCTGCACACTGCTAAAACGTGCTCCCAACATATGTTtgttaaaacatgaacatttctgTCCCATAACGATTTCATGAGGTAGGAGTGCACTCAGAGAGAGATACCATTTGGCATTGAAATTAGCATGAAGCTGGTGAGTTAATTAGTATTAAGTAGTATAGGTAATTACAtaaacatttcaaattaaatcGGACTACATTAAGAATAGAAatgataaatatgaaaatatacaatttatcattattttgtgtACGATTGCACTTTAGACAACTATTTTCTCAATTACTCTTTAATTTATGGCACAATGATTCCCACTGTAAAAGGAAACTTAAAAGTTGCCAATACAATTGCAATTCATAGGTTGTCCCtttcactgatgtgtgtgtgggattataaatgatgatacatttacattcaaATTTGTTGTCGTCACACAGACCGTGATCCTAGGCTTTGTTATGGGATGCTTTTGCAGTCTGGaggacaacatttattttacatttgtccACTAGGTTTTAACAATGTGCAGACGTGAcatacttgttttgtttgttctgtctgtcctctATGTGCATGCTCTAATTTTTTCACTTCTTCCATGTGCTTACCATCCATTACACACCTTTTTTATGAACGGACtgaatttaaattatttcaacAATACCATAATTAACTGTAATTgttacaatatgtatatattgtatactcTTTCTCAGTTGACACAGATAAGCCAGTAACGCTGGGCGTTTACCTGACAAAGAAAGAACAGAAGAAACTAAGAAGACAGACACGTAGGGAGGGACAAAAAGAAGTCCAAGAGAAGGTTCGTCTGGGACTGATGCCTCCACCAGAACccaaaggtacacacacacacatacacacacatttctagtATTACAAACTATTACAATAATGAATATGCACATAACGGATGTTTGCTTTCATTTTTCAGTACGCATCTCTAACCTGATGAGAGTGCTGGGGACGGAGGCCGTTCAGGACCCCACGAAGGTGGAGGCCCACGTCAGAGCGCAGATGGCCAAGAGACAGAAGTTAGTAACGGCGCTACACTCTCGTCATTTTgaaattttctttttaactttgTATGATgattaattatttctttatgtTGTTTTCTAATCGTGTTCCCTTCTTTGCAGGGTTCATGAGGATGCCAATGCAGCCCGCAAGCTCACAGCGGagcagaggaaagagaagaacgTCAAGAGGCTAAAAGAAGACCTCAGTGATGGTGTTCACATTGCAGTGTACAGGTGTGCATTTATAGCTAGAGGTCACATACTGTAGTTCAAATATatagtggagtgtgtgtgtctaatttAAGCGCCTTACCTTCCCTGTCCAGGATCCGTAACCTGCACAACCCTGCTAAGAAGTTTAAAGTGGAGGCCAATGCCAACCAGCTCTACCTGACAGGCACTGTAGTTCTGCACAGAGATGTCAACCTTGTTGTGGTGGAGGGAGGTACGGGACGACACTGACACGTGCCAAATCAAACCGATCAACGCTCAGTCTCTTTCAAAAAGCATAGCTAGTGCTTTTAATTACCTAATTTTTTATATTCTGTTAATTGCTGTTGGGGGGGAGGTTTCAGATTTAAGTAAGATTCTGATAATCAACTAACTAACTTAGATAATATTGTCTTTCAGTCACTCGGTGGATCTCACCGATTTCaccattcatgttttctttaaaaataaacagttgGTATAACCTTTTTTCAAACGTCATACTGTACTTAATCCCCCAAATATTAGAAAATGTCCGGTGTTTGGTTTATTATcccacattttttttgtgttgtctttgtcaTTATGACTTAAAACTGTAATGTTATTCCATCTCATCTACGGTGTGACGGTTTTCACTTCTTGTGCTCAATTAGATGTGTATTGTGTAGGCCACACTGGGCGATTTTAGATGGCTGAGGTTCTGCAAGGTTTTATTATTTCTGCCAGCCCATGACAAATTAAAGCAGTGGGATAATCAATCTTCAAATCTAaatttctccctcttttttcaGGCCCTAAATCCCAGAAAAAGTTCAAGAAGCTGATGTTGCATAGAATCAAATGGGAGGAACACAACAGTAAAAGAGATGGTGAGAGTGGCGTGACTTTTGAgtcttttgtgtttcatttCTTGGTGCTAATTTCAGGGATACTAAACtcttaattttaattttttaattagATCCAGATGCCGATGATGATACAAAGCGGAACAACAAGTGCTGGTTAATTTGGAACGTGAGTGTTCACACATGCTGTCTGACTTAAATATATTGACACGATTTTATGTGTGATCTCATTCAAGTCTAATGGTTCCTCTTGCTTCTCCAGGGCACAGCTAAAGAGCGAAATTTTGGGGAGATGAAGTTCAAGCAGTGCCCGACAGAGAACATGGCCAGAGAACACTTCAAGAAACACGGCACAGAACACTACTGGGATCTAGCTCTCAGCAAGAGTGTGTTGGACAACCCAGATGACTGAAACCTCAAATAACTCCCCCTTCTACACGATTCACACCCTCACAGCCATGTGGTCCTCACTACTGACTGGCTGCCTTTAACTGAGGACTGACCGACATAATCAAGAGACTTGAACATAGAAAAGGAGGAACAATAAAACTGTGTGGATGCTTTTgcaagaatgtgtgtgtgtctgtatgccGGTGTCAGTGTTCATCATTTTGTTGGTAGGCTATTTTGTCATATTACAATATGACAGGTTGCACTGTGATGTAAATCACTTCCCCAAAGCTGTTTGTGATGTCTAGACTCTTGTGTCGAAAACCACATGATAATAAACCATGTATGAGTAAAAGTAGTGAATAATAAATGCCCCATCAGTGAATGGCCACATGTTTAAACCCAGCAGTATTCATGGGTCTTGTTTCAACATTGTCCCCAGACGAATTATAATTACCAGTACATTTTACTGAATTCAAAGTTcccaattacatttattatttttttcttgagAAATTAGCACCTATTTAACTCTTTGTAATTAACGTTACAGTCTCAGCCttaaataaactacattcaaCTGACTTCTGTCTGTTTTTCCCGTCAGTTGGAAACGACTCGTCTCATATTTAACATGAGACAAACGTATTGTATTCCATGTTGTCTGCGGTGACGTCCACTGGTGAATACAGCTATGCGCTCATGATAAAGTGGCATAAACATGTGGGCGTGATTTCTCTTGCGCTCATATCGGTCTCCCTCGCGCGCATCAACAGCGCGAGCCTCCTGCAGACATAGCAAGAAAGATGGCGGCCGGTTCAGGGGCTGCAAGCGGACACGGAGCCCGCGGCTCCAACGCTGGCCTGGAAGCGTCTTTAGACCGACGGTTTCAAGGAGTATCCAACACCATGGAGTCGATACAGGGACTATCCAACTGGtgcattgaaaacaaaaagcaccACGGCCTCGTCGTGCGCCACTGGATGAAGTGGCTAAAAAAATGTGAGTGGCTCTGAACCGACCCCGGTAGCGAACGTTGGCGAACATTCGACCGCGATCCAGTCGAACGTTCAGCCTCTAGTGGCTTCGAGGGAAGCGCGAGGCCACAGCGGGCAGAATTAAACAATTATTTTAGATGTCAATTATCacataacacttttttttgaaGAGGCTAGTGTTGTACTCGGCACTTAAAATGAGACGCTAacggaagctaagctaacgtctAGCTGCTTGCTAGCACTGTTTACAAGTTGGGCCTCCCAGGTGCAGGTCCGGATTAGACTGATCCTGGTCTCACTAGGAGGTCTGCCATGCACTGCACAGCATGTGTCTACGAATGAGATCCTGAAATGGAGGTGGTTGCAAGGTGTTTAGTTagattatgatatatatatatatatatatatatatatatatatagagagagaaaaacaaattatataaaCAATCCGCAATTTAATGTCAGGTTGCAATTTATTGATGCACTTGACAGTAGCACCCTAACATATTTCCTCCAATTGCTTAATATTGGTTTCTTACCAACCTactgtacatttttattatacCCAACTGGTTGCAGGTAAACTTAAGTAAATATAAGTGGTATAGTAACAATAATAGCCTATGTTGACAAAGCAGTCACATTTAACCTGTTGGTGTTATTGTATACGTACACGTGtcaccagatattcattacCTCCCTAATCTGTTCAAAGTCATCTATATTATTCAGAATTATGATTTGAAATCCCAGTTGTTCTGCATACTATTGACAGGTGGCAACGTTGTACCTGCGTAGGGTTTTCACTGTTATGTTTGATAGACTTTACAACAcagcactggggggggggggacatcttACAGCAGTGTCAACAAATGTCCTCCATATAGCTCTCCTTTTGCGGTATTATGAGTCCTGCATGCAGCATTTTAAATTGTCCAATGATGAAAAGGGGTTGAACTTTACTCTTATGATTAGATCATATCCCAAAAATACTTTCCAATATCTACACACCATTTATACAGCATCTAACTTCATTAATATAGTCGCCTAAGTCAACATTGTGGTCTGTGAAATAGTTAATTAAATTGAGCTAACACAGTGGACTGCTAACCTTTTTAGCTTTGCTCTTAGCCCGACTACAGTATGATCAGTTCATCGGTTTGTCTTCACATGCTGgtgttttgtgttgctttggTCTCCAGCCGTGCTAAGTTCCTGTCCTCTTATAATATATGTTGATGTTGCTAGTTTGAATTTAAAACTTAAAACTACAAAATGATTTTAGCTGTGCAATTATAGGTTCAAAGATTTTTCTAACACTATTTTGCAGAAAATATTAATCCTCAACGATTGTGGAGGAATTGTTGTTAAATGCGAACTGATTTTTCAAACATTGGAGTGAATGACTCAGTAGATTTCATCAGCTTCTCAGCTGCGTGTGGGCAGAATAAAGAGGCAGCAGAGTACTCTACGTATATTATGCTTTGGCCGTTGATGTCGGTGAATGCAGGAATAAATTTAATTGATGTTGCAAAAAGGCATTATTTATCATTTGAGCTTTTATATTGTATCTACTTATCAGTGGGTTTTGAAAGATTTAGTTTCCCATCGGTTTTTGGAAAGAAGTGAAGTTAATATTTCAATGCTGTTATACCATGTCATGCCTAATGTTACCTGGTTGGTTTGGAGTAGGACTAACAAAAGATATTGGATTGCCTCTGTTCCATGATGCTAATTTGGTTGTTTAGATTTAAGAAAGCCGATAAAATGTGTGGAAAAACATGAATGCTAATAACATCTTAAAGGGACATTGACTTGAAAGCTAGATGCAAAAGTACAGTTCCCACAGTCAGCTTCTCACcatgaaaatgtttattacaacttttttttctccaatacTAACCCGAGTTGAACATAAAAGTGTGAAAAGAAATGAgtacacacttttttaaaacccaaataAGTAATCCACATTATGGAATCATCTTAAATGAGTTTCTAAAACGGCTTCTTGCAAATTTGACTGGtgaaacaacataaataaaaaaaaaaaaatgttgtttgcatttgtaatgaAGTTTTATTGTGCCCTGAAAAACTTAAAATCGTAATCCTCTCGTTCAAATAATCATGTAGCTCAGTGTTTCTCAAAGAGTTGTTTTAGGGGACATACTTAACATAAAgccactttaaaaaatgtttttatcaatgCATTTAGATGGAGTTAACaggcttttgttttttccttgcatcaacaaaacaaaatgattgtaTGATAGCCTTTCGTATTAGAATCAATGTTATACGTTGATTACAATTATCAGAACATTCAGGCTCCATCATCGTGCTCAAAGGTTGCAGATATAAATCTTAAATGAAAGACTCTGGAAGAAATTCTGCAAATGTATTTGAGAATGACTGACATAGACATTTCTTATCCTTGCGCGTCATTGCCCAAAAAGCGCCGCATGATAAAAGCTTGTGCTGACAGCACACTGCGAACTGCTGTGCACCGGCTCACCCATTGTTTTCTGATGGAGAGCAGCGCCAACTAACCAAGAGTTGATCTACTGATCATCATTTATTGCTGCCTGTAGGCTACAACATATGCGTTTCCCCCTCACAAAAGTTATCAAGTGGATGCATTTTGAGTAGAAACAATCCATGCCTACCAGTTTCCAAAGCAGACAACAAGttgttcctccttttttaatctTACACTGCAGAAATCCATTAATTTGTCTGAATTTTAGGATGGTATGTCAtgtaatttattatttcatttcaaagtTGGGCTTTATTACTTGTGAATGGTAATGCGGATGATAAAAAGACATGAAAAGCTCTTCTGTGATGATAAAGAGCTGCCGATGTGTGGAAGATTATAAATACCTGCAGTATATCTTCGAGCACCACTGCAAACATGCATACGTTGTCTTTTCTATACTAAAGACTAAACTGTAGTATTAGTGCTTGGCAAATTAACGTGTTTCATCAATACTTTATTAAGGTAGTcataagatgttttttttacatggctTAATAAACACGCTCCAGTGTTAGTTTACAAATGTTACCTGTGTGAAGAGATAAAATAAGACGATCCTTTATTAATCACACAGAGGAGAAATatgcaggattacagcagcagagtgcaaacaaacaagacataaGTAGAAAAACAAGATCACACGGTAAAGGtagaataaataagtaaaatatgATGTAGTTGGCCTGAATGGTAAAGGATGATTACAAATGCAGGATGCAGCCTAAATCGATTCAGCATAGTTAGTACTGTGCATTAGTGTATTAAAGCACAGTGTTGGGATAAGAAACTGAATTGACCATACATTAATGTAACATTTACTCACAACTAGAAAAATTATAAACGTAATTTCTACCCAAATTAGTTTTTGGCATCTTCATGCAATGTAATCAATAAAATGAGCACGCAGTACTTTTGAAGAAAggaaatgttcagtttttttgtggGTTAGTTTTTTTGTGGGTTAATTTTTTTGCGTACGTTTGAAAGCATGccatatatatttcattataaCTATCAAATCTATTGGTTTAGTCTTTTAAAAGTAATGGGTTAAAGCTATATTTAGGgacatttttcagaaaatgtgcAACAAATATTTTTCAGCAATccattttaaagtaaagtagaacatatttaaatgcattattaaatgtttttaggGGAAATGTACATCAAATAGTCTCACAGTCTTGTGTTGTTATACGTAGTTTGTATTAAACAAAGCCCTCAGTTTTCTGCTCACGTGTCATGACATTTACAAACTACAATGAGAAAGccagatttaaaaaacatttccgGCATGTTTGTTTCAGAAGTGAGAAAACAATGTAACTTTTTATCTTATTCTACTGCTTTTGGCATGAATAATACTTTTGAGTTGTTTTATTCCTAAAATGTTTCATGTTTGACATACAGATGCTCAGGCCTAAATGAAGTTGGCGCTGCATAGTTTGTGGATATTTTCAAATGTCATTTCGGAGCTTTTCAAGTGACTTTTGCGAGCTGTTTCGGCATTTAATGGTGGAATAGAAGTACATATACTGTTATTTGAACACATTTACCATTTGGGTGTCATAACTGTGTGTTTTCAAGTGATaaatgcagtgtgtttgtgtatgcatgAGAGTGTTGGCTTTGACTAGAGTTCAGTCATCTGTTGTTCATAGATACTCAACTCATGTCACCCTCTTGTTATTTGAGGCATATTTGTAAAAATTTAATATCAGCCTTGGTCGGTACTACTGAGGATTACCCCTTATTGTGACTTTATAGAAATGCTTGTGTTTTAAAAGTAATGTATTTGTTCTTAAAAGCCTCTAATTCTGACTTATTTATGGTTGATCCTGAAAAGAACTCAACACAATATTTTTGAAAACAATTTTTGCGTTGTCAACAGTGAAGAGCATGCATATTGTCAGTATATGCTAATATGATATATTTGATCTATGTCAATAATATTTACTCAATTAGAtaattaatacaatatttttttactgcaaATTGGCTTTTTTCCCTATTTCATATACTTTCACTTTCCTTTTGGGTTTTTTCTTTACCTTGAGGAGCTGGTCATTCAAttaagttttatatatatatatatatatatatacacacacacacacacacgtttctttGCGTAGACAATAGTAATGTATTTCTGATGAAACTAATGAATCTTGTGGACTAACAAACTAAGACGCTAACCTGATAAAATGCAACAGAACGTGACAGAGGTTTAGATCTTTTTTTAGCCCAAAGTCCTGCTTACTGACTGTAATTGAATCCTGCCTTGTAAAGTCAGGGTGCTGAATCTATTTTCGGAAGCCGTAGGAATCATTGGATTCTTGccaatattgtatttcttttggatatgaaaatgtatgacTGATGCT contains:
- the prpf3 gene encoding U4/U6 small nuclear ribonucleoprotein Prp3, with amino-acid sequence MSLPKREVEEMRPWVERTVKKVLGFSEPTVVTAALHCVGKGLDKRKTADQLRPFLDDSAGGFVECLFEALEESRSSRGNKGAGEKHRKRDLKDVFGDETEIGVVRETPEIKEVVAPKRKRVPRFEEVEEPEVIPCPPSESPGMLTKMQIKQMMEAATKQIEERKKQLSFSSSVPAAQSQMEIPQISRLLGTAAAAGGGGASSIAPSQAASFMNDAIEKARKAAELQARIQSQLAMKPGILGALGNAGPHNLVALANLHAMGIAPPKVEIREVNKPTPLILDDKGRTVDASGKEVELTHRMPTLKANIRAVKREQFRQQLKEKPGEDLESTSYFDQRVSITPAQRLRRGFKFHDQGRFEKIAQRIRTKAQLERLQNEIAQAAKKTGIQASTKLALIAPKKVIGDGSVPHIEWWDSYILPYNVDISVDTSFEELELFGVTNLVEHPAQISPPVDTDKPVTLGVYLTKKEQKKLRRQTRREGQKEVQEKVRLGLMPPPEPKVRISNLMRVLGTEAVQDPTKVEAHVRAQMAKRQKVHEDANAARKLTAEQRKEKNVKRLKEDLSDGVHIAVYRIRNLHNPAKKFKVEANANQLYLTGTVVLHRDVNLVVVEGGPKSQKKFKKLMLHRIKWEEHNSKRDDPDADDDTKRNNKCWLIWNGTAKERNFGEMKFKQCPTENMAREHFKKHGTEHYWDLALSKSVLDNPDD